The Lasioglossum baleicum chromosome 15, iyLasBale1, whole genome shotgun sequence genome has a segment encoding these proteins:
- the LOC143216294 gene encoding copper homeostasis protein cutC homolog yields MEICVDSLESARNAIKGGAKRLEVCAALSEGGLTPSPGLIKKIKSFSSIPIYAMLRLRTGNFVYSKDDMEVMLEDLKILKNHGAYGFVFGALTSNDEINVEFCKAILFHASPLPVTFHRAFDEVTDPLRSLETLIELGFERLLTSGQKDTAQEGLEIIKTLVREAGDRIVIMPGSGITVDNISKIKMATGAVEFHASAKKKMVTSGGNKIKIGADKESFVMVTDSDLVRDMVSIVAE; encoded by the coding sequence ATGGAAATCTGCGTGGACTCCCTAGAATCCGCAAGGAACGCCATCAAAGGCGGAGCAAAGCGCCTCGAAGTCTGTGCAGCCCTCTCCGAGGGTGGTTTAACCCCCAGTCCTGGCCTAATTAAAAAGATCAAGAGCTTCTCATCGATCCCAATTTACGCGATGCTCCGTCTACGCACTGGCAACTTCGTATACTCCAAGGACGACATGGAAGTGATGTTGGAGGACCTAAAAATCCTAAAGAACCATGGTGCATACGGCTTCGTTTTCGGAGCGTTAACCTCAAACGACGAAATCAACGTTGAATTCTGCAAGGCCATTCTTTTCCATGCCAGTCCCTTGCCAGTTACCTTTCACCGAGCTTTCGACGAGGTCACTGACCCTCTGAGGTCGTTAGAAACGTTAATAGAACTTGGTTTCGAAAGACTACTGACCTCTGGTCAGAAAGACACTGCTCAAGAAGGTTTGGAGATTATAAAGACTCTGGTTCGTGAAGCTGGTGATAGAATCGTGATCATGCCAGGTTCTGGTATCACTGTAGATAATATTTCAAAGATCAAGATGGCGACCGGAGCGGTGGAATTTCATGCGTCCGCTAAGAAGAAGATGGTAACTTCCGGTGGGAATAAAATTAAGATCGGGGCTGATAAGGAGAGCTTTGTTATGGTGACTGATAGCGATCTCGTGCGAGACATGGTATCGATTGTGGCTGAATAA